Proteins co-encoded in one Brassica oleracea var. oleracea cultivar TO1000 chromosome C4, BOL, whole genome shotgun sequence genomic window:
- the LOC106337397 gene encoding anaphase-promoting complex subunit 2 isoform X2 has product MEVLGSSEYNLETLSDDAIREITESYDGFFTTVESLIAGAGDSSVEKEFVSHVSTLCKYGLDSLVRDHFLTSLEQAFQKTGAALSFWDHLDDYCGKNHTDYGEEIHQVLCKALEEISREKQYHDKCTSMVVHALKSFKEERLNSDAERVELLFSRFQSMLSSTLMTTLPQHFPEILHWYFKEKLEELSAIMDEDDTQELESDGMDLDESGEMDADEGYSRHDELVKNIGKVVRDLRSIGFTSLAENAYASAIFLLLKAKVHDLAGDEYRTSVLGPIKEWIQAVPLQFLNALLSYLGDSISYGTTSSCLTSPLACCPSPSFFKVVTPSQGTVRWKLRLEYFAYETLQDLRIANLFEIIVDYPESSPAIEDLNQCLEYTRQHSKLVESFISSLKYRLLTAGASTNDILHQYVSTIKALRAIDPAGVFLEAVAEPIRDYLRGRKDTIKCIITMLTDRSGRNANGSPGDSLLEELMRDEETQENVGFDDDFHTDDKQAWINASRWEPDPVEADPLKGSLSQRKVNILGLLVDIIGSKEQLVNEYRVMLAEKLLNKTDYDIDTEIRTGELLKIHFGEASMQRCEIMLNDLIDSKRVNTNIKKASQTGESELSVDILTSTILSTNFWPPIHDEPLELPAPIDKLLSDYANRYHEIKTPRKLLWKKNLGSVKLELQFEDRSVQFTVSPTHAAIIMQFQEKKSWTSIDLAATIGIPIDLLNRRVNFWISKGVLRESNANVFTLVESITDSAKNESEELLASDEESERSIAYVEDQLRKETTIYKNFIMAMLTNGSMAVDGIHNRLKMFYVADPAYDKSLQQLQSFLSRLVAEEKLELRDGMYLLKK; this is encoded by the exons ATGGAAGTTTTAGGCTCATCCGAGTACAATCTAGAGACTCTATCGGACGATGCGATTCGGGAAATTACAGAAAGCTACGATGGGTTTTTCACCACCGTGGAGTCTCTCATTGCCGGCGCCGGAGACTCCTCAGTCGAGAAGGAGTTCGTGTCTCATGTTTCTACTCTCTGCAAGTACGGCCTTGATTCTCTTGTTCGTGACCACTTCCTCACATCACTCGAG CAAGCTTTTCAGAAGACTGGTGCTGCATTGAGTTTTTGGGATCATCTTGATGATTACTGCGGCAAGAACCATACT GATTACGGAGAAGAGATTCACCAAGTGTTGTGCAAAGCTTTGGAAGAAATATCTAGAGAGAAGCAGTACCATGACAAGTGTACGTCCATGGTTGTTCATGCTTTGAAGTCGTTTAAAGAAGAAAGGCTGAACTCAGATGCTGAAAGAGTTGAACTACTTTTTTCGAGATTCCAGTCAATGTTGTCTTCTACTTTGATGACTACTCTTCCTCAGCATTTTCCTG AAATACTGCACTGGTATTTTAAGGAAAAGCTGGAGGAGCTAAGCGCAATCATGGATGAAGATGATACTCAAGAACTGGAGAGTGATGGCATGGATTTGGACGAGAGTGGCGAAATGGATGCTGACGAAGGCTATTCAAGACATGACGAGTTGGTGAAGAACATTGGGAAGGTGGTCCGTGACCTTAGAAGCATTGGTTTCACTTCTCTGGCTGAAAATGCTTATGCTTCTGCAATCTTCTTGCTTCTCAAG GCAAAAGTACATGATCTGGCTGGTGATGAGTACAGGACTTCTGTTTTGGGACCAATAAAAGAATGGATTCAG GCAGTCCCTCTTCAGTTCCTTAATGCGCTTCTTTCTTATCTTGGTGATTCCATAAGTTATGGTACCACATCATCTTGCCTTACCTCTCCTCTGGCTTGTTGTCCATCTCCAAGTTTCTTCAAAGTGGTGACTCCTTCCCAAGGAACTGTTCGGTGGAAATTAAGGCTGGAATATTTTGCGTATGAGACACTGCAAGATTTAAGGATAGCCAATCTATTTGAGATCATTGTTGATTATCCCGAGAG TTCTCCTGCTATTGAAGACTTGAACCAGTGCCTTGAATACACTAGACAGCACTCTAAGCTAGTCGAATCTTTTATCTCGTCGCTGAAATATCGTTTGCTTACTGCTGGTGCGTCAACGAATGATATATTGCATCAGTATGTGTCGACCATTAAAGCCCTTAGAGCAATAGACCCAGCTGGTGTGTTTCTGGAAGCAGTGGCTGAGCCAATCAGAGACTATTTACGCGGACGGAAAGACACCATTAAATGTATTATTACTATGCTTACGGATAGAAGTGGACGGAATGCAAATGGTTCCCCTGGGGATAGTCTTCTTGAAGAGTTGATGAGGGATGAAGAAACTCAAGAGAATGTTGGTTTTGATGATGATTTTCACACTGATGATAAGCAAGCATGGATCAATGCATCTCG ATGGGAACCAGACCCAGTCGAGGCTGATCCTTTAAAAGGTAGCCTCAGTCAGAGGAAAGTAAACATACTTGGACTGCTTGTTGATATAATTGGATCTAAAGAACAACTAGTAAACGAATATCGTGTCATGCTCGCTGAGAAGCTTCTCAACAAGACTGATTATGACATCGACACTGAGATACGCACTGGCGAGCTTCTCAAG ATACATTTTGGAGAAGCTAGTATGCAAAGATGTGAGATAATGCTGAACGACCTGATTGATTCTAAGAGAGTGAACACTAACATTAAAAAGGCATCTCAAACAG GAGAGAGTGAGCTGTCTGTTGATATTCTTACCTCGACGATACTTTCAACAAACTTCTGGCCACCAATTCAC GATGAGCCTCTAGAGTTACCTGCTCCTATTGACAAGCTGCTATCAGATTATGCCAATCGGTATCATGAAATCAAAACCCCTCGTAAGCTACTCTGGAAGAAAAATCTTGGCTCTGTCAAG TTGGAGTTGCAATTTGAAGACAGGTCCGTGCAGTTCACAGTTTCCCCCACACATGCAGCAATTATCATGCAATTTCAAGAAAAGAAAAG TTGGACCTCTATAGATCTTGCTGCAACCATTGGAATACCCATTGACCTATTAAACCGAAGAGTAAACTTCTGGATAAGCAAG GGAGTTTTGAGAGAGTCAAATGCTAATGTGTTTACACTTGTTGAGTCCATAACTGATTCTGCAAAGAACGAAAGCGAGGAGCTTTTGGCAAGTGACGAAGAGAGTGAAAGATCGATAGCCTATGTGGAAGACCAGCTTCGCAAAGAAACGACAATATACAAG AACTTCATTATGGCAATGCTCACAAATGGTAGCATGGCAGTAGATGGGATCCATAACAGACTCAAG ATGTTCTATGTAGCTGATCCTGCTTATGACAAGTCACTGCAACAGCTTCAGAGCTTTCTTTCTCGGTTAGTCGCTGAAGAGAAACTAGAGTTAAGAGATGGAATGTATTTGCTAAAGAAGTAG
- the LOC106337397 gene encoding anaphase-promoting complex subunit 2 isoform X1, whose protein sequence is MEVLGSSEYNLETLSDDAIREITESYDGFFTTVESLIAGAGDSSVEKEFVSHVSTLCKYGLDSLVRDHFLTSLEQAFQKTGAALSFWDHLDDYCGKNHTDYGEEIHQVLCKALEEISREKQYHDKCTSMVVHALKSFKEERLNSDAERVELLFSRFQSMLSSTLMTTLPQHFPEILHWYFKEKLEELSAIMDEDDTQELESDGMDLDESGEMDADEGYSRHDELVKNIGKVVRDLRSIGFTSLAENAYASAIFLLLKAKVHDLAGDEYRTSVLGPIKEWIQAVPLQFLNALLSYLGDSISYGTTSSCLTSPLACCPSPSFFKVVTPSQGTVRWKLRLEYFAYETLQDLRIANLFEIIVDYPESSPAIEDLNQCLEYTRQHSKLVESFISSLKYRLLTAGASTNDILHQYVSTIKALRAIDPAGVFLEAVAEPIRDYLRGRKDTIKCIITMLTDRSGRNANGSPGDSLLEELMRDEETQENVGFDDDFHTDDKQAWINASRWEPDPVEADPLKGSLSQRKVNILGLLVDIIGSKEQLVNEYRVMLAEKLLNKTDYDIDTEIRTGELLKIHFGEASMQRCEIMLNDLIDSKRVNTNIKKASQTDIELGESELSVDILTSTILSTNFWPPIHDEPLELPAPIDKLLSDYANRYHEIKTPRKLLWKKNLGSVKLELQFEDRSVQFTVSPTHAAIIMQFQEKKSWTSIDLAATIGIPIDLLNRRVNFWISKGVLRESNANVFTLVESITDSAKNESEELLASDEESERSIAYVEDQLRKETTIYKNFIMAMLTNGSMAVDGIHNRLKMFYVADPAYDKSLQQLQSFLSRLVAEEKLELRDGMYLLKK, encoded by the exons ATGGAAGTTTTAGGCTCATCCGAGTACAATCTAGAGACTCTATCGGACGATGCGATTCGGGAAATTACAGAAAGCTACGATGGGTTTTTCACCACCGTGGAGTCTCTCATTGCCGGCGCCGGAGACTCCTCAGTCGAGAAGGAGTTCGTGTCTCATGTTTCTACTCTCTGCAAGTACGGCCTTGATTCTCTTGTTCGTGACCACTTCCTCACATCACTCGAG CAAGCTTTTCAGAAGACTGGTGCTGCATTGAGTTTTTGGGATCATCTTGATGATTACTGCGGCAAGAACCATACT GATTACGGAGAAGAGATTCACCAAGTGTTGTGCAAAGCTTTGGAAGAAATATCTAGAGAGAAGCAGTACCATGACAAGTGTACGTCCATGGTTGTTCATGCTTTGAAGTCGTTTAAAGAAGAAAGGCTGAACTCAGATGCTGAAAGAGTTGAACTACTTTTTTCGAGATTCCAGTCAATGTTGTCTTCTACTTTGATGACTACTCTTCCTCAGCATTTTCCTG AAATACTGCACTGGTATTTTAAGGAAAAGCTGGAGGAGCTAAGCGCAATCATGGATGAAGATGATACTCAAGAACTGGAGAGTGATGGCATGGATTTGGACGAGAGTGGCGAAATGGATGCTGACGAAGGCTATTCAAGACATGACGAGTTGGTGAAGAACATTGGGAAGGTGGTCCGTGACCTTAGAAGCATTGGTTTCACTTCTCTGGCTGAAAATGCTTATGCTTCTGCAATCTTCTTGCTTCTCAAG GCAAAAGTACATGATCTGGCTGGTGATGAGTACAGGACTTCTGTTTTGGGACCAATAAAAGAATGGATTCAG GCAGTCCCTCTTCAGTTCCTTAATGCGCTTCTTTCTTATCTTGGTGATTCCATAAGTTATGGTACCACATCATCTTGCCTTACCTCTCCTCTGGCTTGTTGTCCATCTCCAAGTTTCTTCAAAGTGGTGACTCCTTCCCAAGGAACTGTTCGGTGGAAATTAAGGCTGGAATATTTTGCGTATGAGACACTGCAAGATTTAAGGATAGCCAATCTATTTGAGATCATTGTTGATTATCCCGAGAG TTCTCCTGCTATTGAAGACTTGAACCAGTGCCTTGAATACACTAGACAGCACTCTAAGCTAGTCGAATCTTTTATCTCGTCGCTGAAATATCGTTTGCTTACTGCTGGTGCGTCAACGAATGATATATTGCATCAGTATGTGTCGACCATTAAAGCCCTTAGAGCAATAGACCCAGCTGGTGTGTTTCTGGAAGCAGTGGCTGAGCCAATCAGAGACTATTTACGCGGACGGAAAGACACCATTAAATGTATTATTACTATGCTTACGGATAGAAGTGGACGGAATGCAAATGGTTCCCCTGGGGATAGTCTTCTTGAAGAGTTGATGAGGGATGAAGAAACTCAAGAGAATGTTGGTTTTGATGATGATTTTCACACTGATGATAAGCAAGCATGGATCAATGCATCTCG ATGGGAACCAGACCCAGTCGAGGCTGATCCTTTAAAAGGTAGCCTCAGTCAGAGGAAAGTAAACATACTTGGACTGCTTGTTGATATAATTGGATCTAAAGAACAACTAGTAAACGAATATCGTGTCATGCTCGCTGAGAAGCTTCTCAACAAGACTGATTATGACATCGACACTGAGATACGCACTGGCGAGCTTCTCAAG ATACATTTTGGAGAAGCTAGTATGCAAAGATGTGAGATAATGCTGAACGACCTGATTGATTCTAAGAGAGTGAACACTAACATTAAAAAGGCATCTCAAACAG ACATTGAGTTAGGAGAGAGTGAGCTGTCTGTTGATATTCTTACCTCGACGATACTTTCAACAAACTTCTGGCCACCAATTCAC GATGAGCCTCTAGAGTTACCTGCTCCTATTGACAAGCTGCTATCAGATTATGCCAATCGGTATCATGAAATCAAAACCCCTCGTAAGCTACTCTGGAAGAAAAATCTTGGCTCTGTCAAG TTGGAGTTGCAATTTGAAGACAGGTCCGTGCAGTTCACAGTTTCCCCCACACATGCAGCAATTATCATGCAATTTCAAGAAAAGAAAAG TTGGACCTCTATAGATCTTGCTGCAACCATTGGAATACCCATTGACCTATTAAACCGAAGAGTAAACTTCTGGATAAGCAAG GGAGTTTTGAGAGAGTCAAATGCTAATGTGTTTACACTTGTTGAGTCCATAACTGATTCTGCAAAGAACGAAAGCGAGGAGCTTTTGGCAAGTGACGAAGAGAGTGAAAGATCGATAGCCTATGTGGAAGACCAGCTTCGCAAAGAAACGACAATATACAAG AACTTCATTATGGCAATGCTCACAAATGGTAGCATGGCAGTAGATGGGATCCATAACAGACTCAAG ATGTTCTATGTAGCTGATCCTGCTTATGACAAGTCACTGCAACAGCTTCAGAGCTTTCTTTCTCGGTTAGTCGCTGAAGAGAAACTAGAGTTAAGAGATGGAATGTATTTGCTAAAGAAGTAG
- the LOC106336654 gene encoding probable zinc transporter protein DDB_G0291141: MADHHNHHQQHRPNRLSLPARSIGRAYPSFPYTPTPTPSKTRTRSIHGTTKSSISFLLLILFSLRSLYSLLPFLRSSPSFSLFPFTFLVSLLSFVFSLAFTLFSPSKKDSFLRHNRTVFSITLSQTKLILAKSGFLAVVFLLRFQALRYCSAAAMILAELSGTVSARVLSESRNHHGGAGSSKVRGFCILFAGLLLLSISWDRVDCFPFSSSSVKNCLRIWPMLLPFLSGFLGCYEKVSMNWVEIKQLDQKRVRLITLFLTTVLLFPLALWSFVESDEAGVSFGNLGWPLANTVVFGVLLSESYNDDKLKKDSEREFLVTFLCTIVLELFYFPELSLWGLLLCGFLLYVAVRELDSSDYQEIGMESPESFSTVFMKPIRHILSEKKSRKIALFLLINTAYMVVEFVAGFMSNSLGLISDACHMLFDCAALAIGLYASYISRLPANHQFNYGRGRFEVLSGYVNAVFLVLVGALIVLESIERILDPQEISTSSLLVVSVGGLLVNVVGLIFFHEEHHHAHGGGSGCTHSHSHQSHKHEEHHEHDHHQHHSHSHKHEEHHDHDDHQHHSHNHKNEESHECNHNHDHHHHSHSHTHQEHHEDNHSHGNDHGHHHHSDHKSAKGEIKEHHHIDHNMEGIFLHVLADTMGSVGVVVSTLLIKYKGWLVADPASSIFISILIIASVIPLLRNSAGILLQRVPKAHEHDLREAMRNILKTKGVCSIQRLHVWSFTNSDVVATLHLLVSDDSDKTDTKLQVSRLLEDAGVKDLTLQVEFVNS; this comes from the coding sequence ATGGCGGATCACCACAATCATCACCAACAACATAGACCGAATCGTCTTTCATTGCCTGCCCGATCAATCGGAAGAGCTTACCCTTCGTTCCCATACACTCCAACACCAACCCCTTCCAAAACCCGAACCAGATCGATCCATGGAACCACTAAATCCTCAATTTCATTTCTCCTCCTCATCCTCTTCTCTTTGCGATCCCTCTACTCTCTCCTCCCTTTCCTCCGCTCTTCCCCTTCCTTCTCTCTCTTCCCTTTCACCTTCCTCGTCTCCCTCCTCTCTTTCGTCTTCTCTCTCGCTTTCACTCTCTTCTCTCCCTCTAAGAAAGACTCATTCCTCCGCCACAACCGCACCGTCTTCTCGATTACGTTATCTCAAACGAAGCTCATACTCGCGAAATCGGGGTTTCTAGCGGTCGTCTTCCTCCTCCGATTCCAAGCTCTCCGTTACTGCAGCGCCGCTGCTATGATCTTGGCCGAGCTCTCCGGCACAGTCTCCGCCAGAGTCTTGTCGGAGTCTAGGAATCATCACGGCGGAGCTGGATCGTCCAAGGTTCGTGGGTTTTGCATTTTGTTCGCTGGGTTGTTGTTGTTATCGATCAGCTGGGATCGTGTAGACTGCTTCCCTTTCTCTTCGTCATCTGTAAAGAACTGCTTGAGAATATGGCCTATGCTGCTTCCGTTTCTATCTGGCTTCTTAGGCTGCTACGAGAAGGTTTCAATGAACTGGGTCGAGATCAAGCAGCTTGATCAGAAACGGGTTCGTTTGATAACCTTGTTTCTCACCACTGTGTTGCTGTTCCCGCTTGCTCTCTGGAGCTTTGTTGAAAGCGATGAAGCTGGTGTCTCCTTTGGGAATCTAGGTTGGCCTTTAGCTAACACTGTTGTGTTCGGAGTACTCTTGAGTGAGAGTTACAACGACGATAAGTTGAAGAAAGACTCTGAGAGGGAGTTTCTCGTTACGTTTCTTTGCACTATTGTTTTGGAGCTCTTCTACTTCCCTGAGCTTTCTCTTTGGGGACTGTTGCTGTGTGGTTTCTTGCTTTACGTTGCGGTTAGAGAGTTAGACTCTTCGGATTATCAAGAGATTGGGATGGAATCTCCTGAGTCGTTCTCCACCGTGTTTATGAAGCCTATCCGCCATATTTTGAGTGAGAAGAAGTCTAGAAAGATTGCGCTTTTTCTTCTGATCAACACTGCGTATATGGTTGTTGAGTTTGTGGCTGGTTTCATGAGCAATAGTCTTGGGCTTATCTCGGACGCTTGTCACATGTTGTTTGATTGTGCTGCTTTGGCGATTGGGTTGTATGCGTCTTATATCTCTCGTCTTCCTGCGAACCATCAGTTCAACTATGGCCGTGGGAGATTTGAGGTTCTTTCTGGTTATGTCAATGCGGTGTTTCTCGTTCTTGTTGGAGCTCTCATTGTGCTTGAGTCGATTGAGAGGATCTTGGATCCTCAGGAGATTTCTACTAGTAGTCTTTTGGTTGTTTCGGTTGGTGGGCTTCTTGTGAATGTTGTTGGGTTGATTTTTTTCCACGAGGAGCATCATCATGCTCATGGTGGAGGATCTGGTTGCACACATTCTCACTCGCACCAGTCTCATAAACATGAGGAGCATCATGAGCATGATCATCATCAGCATCATTCCCATAGCCATAAACATGAGGAGCATCATGATCATGATGATCATCAGCATCATTCCCATAATCACAAAAATGAGGAGAGTCATGAATGCAACCACAACCATGACCATCATCATCATTCCCATAGCCATACACATCAGGAGCATCATGAAGACAACCACAGCCACGGGAACGACCATGGCCATCATCACCATTCTGATCATAAATCCGCAAAAGGTGAGATCAAGGAGCATCACCACATTGACCATAACATGGAAGGGATCTTCCTTCATGTTTTAGCAGACACCATGGGGAGTGTTGGAGTTGTGGTTTCGACACTCTTGATCAAATACAAGGGCTGGTTGGTTGCAGATCCAGCAAGCTCGATCTTCATCTCCATCCTCATCATCGCTTCAGTCATTCCGTTGCTCAGAAACTCTGCAGGGATTCTACTGCAGAGAGTCCCCAAGGCTCACGAGCACGACCTGAGAGAAGCAATGAGGAACATCCTCAAGACGAAAGGCGTTTGCAGTATCCAGAGACTACATGTATGGAGCTTCACGAACTCAGACGTGGTGGCTACTCTGCATCTCCTTGTATCAGATGACTCGGACAAGACGGATACTAAGTTGCAAGTCTCACGTTTGTTAGAAGATGCAGGAGTCAAGGATTTGACTTTGCAGGTTGAATTTGTCAACTCATAA
- the LOC106338803 gene encoding uncharacterized protein LOC106338803 encodes MMRGDHDVSISYWKAWKSRDMVVDNGHGTCNASYIKLPSYLNNLVLENPGSLANLRTDQTEEGGHRFKYMFLALGASIEGYKGMRKVVVIDGTHLKGRYARCLLTASAQDGNYQIFPLAFAIVDSENDKSWEWFFQNLSAFVPNEPGLVVVSDRHPSIYKGISKAYPSSGHCIFVLHLKRNIRSNFRGSHLEYLVVKAARAYKLSDFYVTFNEIKAMDPKCAAYLIEIGFEHWARSHFPGNRYNVMTSNLAESRNSVLSKAREFPIVQLIDFIRGKLMTWFAKRRDSASKSGGMLAIPCSHAIAAALKAKINVEELVIDEYKLDSLNRAYEGIILPESASPVGVGMPSIVSDL; translated from the exons ATGATGCGTGGTGACCATGACGTCTCGATTTCATACTGGAAAGCATGGAAGTCAAGGGATATGGTTGTGGATAATGGCCACGGAACGTGTAATGCTTCTTACATAAAGCTTCCGTCTTATCTAAATAATCTGGTCTTAGAAAATCCGGGATCTTTAGCCAACTTACGCACAGACCAAACCGAGGAAGGGGGCCACCGGTTCAAATATATGTTCCTCGCCTTAGGAGCTTCAATTGAAGGATATAAGGGGATGAGGAAGGTAGTGGTCATTGATGGGACTCATTTAAAAGGAAGATATGCAAGATGTCTGCTCACGGCATCAGCCCAAGATGGGAACTACCAAATCTTTCCCTTAGCCTTCGCCATTGTTGATAGCGAGAATGACAAGTCGTGGGAGTGGTTTTTCCAAAACCTATCAGCATTTGTGCCCAATGAGCCTGGATTGGTCGTCGTATCCGACAGGCATCCCTCCATCTACAAAGGGATTAGCAAG GCGTATCCAAGTTCAGGCCACTGCATTTTTGTTCTCCATCTGAAGAGAAACATCAGGTCCAATTTTCGTGGGAGTCATTTGGAATACCTAGTTGTGAAGGCAGCAAGGGCTTATAAGTTGAGCGATTTCTACGTTACATTCAACGAGATTAAAGCGATGGATCCAAAGTGTGCAGCATACCTAATCGAGATCGGTTTTGAGCATTGGGCGCGATCCCATTTCCCTGGAAACAGGTACAACGTTATGACCAGCAACCTCGCTGAGTCTAGGAATTCTGTTTTGAGCAAGGCGAGAGAGTTTCCCATTGTCCAATTGATCGATTTCATCAGGGGGAAGCTAATGACATGGTTTGCAAAGAGACGTGATTCGGCTAGCAAGAGCGGTGGA ATGCTAGCTATTCCATGCTCTCACGCCATTGCTGCTGCACTCAAAGCTAAGATAAATGTGGAGGAACTGGTTATTGATGAATACAAGCTAGACTCCCTGAATCGTGCCTATGAAGGAATTATACTCCCCGAATCAGCCTCACCAGTGGGAGTAGGAATGCCTTCTATTGTGTCTGACCTCTAG
- the LOC106340707 gene encoding thaumatin-like protein gives MRIQSSSLFHLFIIWSCIVHGKVICHEVTFYVQNKCPFPIWPAVAPNSGHPVLASGGFYLPCGNTRRIDVPWGWNGRLWARTGCDFTSNWNQACETGDCDGSLECNGLIGKPPATLIQIAVQADKSKLNFYDVSLVDGYNLPVTVTSKPISSKCTIFGCHRDLKTTCPEELQVVNKEGRVVACKSACLAFDNDRFCCRNAYGTPEKCKKTTYSVLFKEACPSYYSYAYDTPPPLVTCSAKEYIITFCPSNWGHSST, from the exons ATGAGAATCCAATCTAGCTCCCTATTTCATCTTTTCATTATATGGAGTTGTATAGTACATG GTAAAGTAATATGTCATGAAGTAACATTCTATGTGCAAAATAAATGCCCATTTCCCATTTGGCCGGCTGTTGCCCCCAACTCTGGCCACCCGGTGTTAGCCTCCGGTGGATTTTACCTGCCATGCGGAAATACCAGACGCATTGATGTTCCTTGGGGTTGGAATGGTCGTCTTTGGGCTAGAACAGGCTGTGATTTCACTTCAAATTGGAATCAAGCTTGTGAAACGG GTGATTGTGATGGAAGTTTGGAGTGTAACGGGCTGATCGGAAAACCTCCGGCAACACTTATCCAAATTGCGGTACAAGCAGACAAATCGAAACTCAATTTCTATGATGTAAGTCTTGTGGACGGTTATAACCTCCCTGTCACTGTGACCTCCAAGCCCATATCATCCAAATGCACCATCTTTGGTTGCCATAGAGATCTTAAAACCACATGTCCCGAAGAATTACAG GTTGTGAACAAAGAAGGACGCGTCGTAGCATGCAAGAGTGCTTGCTTAGCGTTTGATAACGACAGGTTTTGTTGTCGGAATGCGTATGGAACGCCGGAAAAGTGCAAAAAGACTACCTACTCTGTGTTGTTTAAAGAAGCTTGCCCCAGTTATTACAGTTACGCCTACGACACACCTCCTCCTTTGGTCACTTGCTCCGCCAAAGAATACATCATCACGTTTTGTCCGTCAAATTGGGGTCACAGTTCAACGTAA
- the LOC106340999 gene encoding thioredoxin-2-like, protein MAQIGVLYRLVATITCFVCLGFNVGMCSESDALIKTYVSSSLQSNDGFVKSAKLKVHKISGSEWDSLVIKSELPVMVLFTAQWCGPCRVISPMLDKLASGFTDRLKFYTLDVDQDSDIAERYFVRSLPTTIIFKDGNKVARVTGVDLEKISELVKQFV, encoded by the exons ATGGCGCAAATTGGGGTTTTATACCGTTTGGTAGCAACGATAACATGTTTCGTGTGTTTAGGGTTTAATGTTGGGATGTGTTCAGAGTCAGACGCCTTGATCAAGACTTACGTGTCATCATCTCTACAGTCTAACGATGGATTCGTCAAGTCCGCCAAGCTTAAGG TACACAAGATCTCTGGATCGGAATGGGATTCACTTGTAATCAAGTCCGAACTTCCGGTCATGGTTTTGTTCACAGCCCAATGGTGCGGCCCATGTCGCGTCATAAGCCCTATGTTGGACAAACTTGCCTCCGGCTTCACGGACCGCCTCAAGTTCTACACCCTGGACGTTGATCAGGACTCAGACATCGCAGAACGTTACTTCGTACGCTCGTTACCAACCACCATTATCTTTAAAGACGGAAACAAGGTGGCTAGAGTAACTGGAGTTGATCTTGAGAAAATATCTGAACTCGTGAAACAATTCGTTTAA
- the LOC106339793 gene encoding DNA-directed RNA polymerases II, IV and V subunit 6A gives MAEDDYNEVDDLGYEDEPAEPEIEEGIEEDADMKDNDDINGEPLETEDKVDTEPVQRPRKTSKFMTKYERARILGTRALQISMNAPVMVELEGETDPLEIAMKELRQRKIPFTIRRYLPDGSFEEWGVDELIVEDSWKRQVGGD, from the exons ATGGCGGAAGATGATTACAACGAAGTTGATGATTTGGG TTATGAGGATGAGCCAGCGGAGCCTGAAATTGAA GAAGGAATAGAGGAAGATGCTGATATGAAGGATAACGACGATATCAATGGAGAGCCTCTTGAAACTGAAGACAAGGTCGACACAGAACCTGTACAACGTCCTCGGAAAACTTCCAAGTTTATGACCAAGTATGAACGTGCACGTATCCTCGGCACTCGCGCTCTGCAAATCAG CATGAATGCTCCTGTCATGGTCGAGCTTGAGGGTGAGACTGACCCACTTGAG ATTGCTATGAAGGAGCTGAGGCAAAGGAAGATACCATTCACTATAAGACGCTATCTACCTGACGGGAG TTTTGAGGAGTGGGGAGTTGATGAGTTGATCGTTGAAGACTCATGGAAACGTCAAGTTGGCGGTGATTGA